A DNA window from Micromonospora sp. NBC_01739 contains the following coding sequences:
- a CDS encoding monovalent cation/H+ antiporter complex subunit F, translating to MNFVLVLVIAGLLSVTALLALVRLYRGPSLLDRVVAADMLLATMVSAVGAEAALNRHASTLPVLVVLGLLGFVGSVSLARFAVRDQP from the coding sequence GTGAACTTCGTCCTGGTCCTGGTGATCGCCGGTCTGCTGTCAGTGACCGCCCTGCTAGCCCTGGTGCGGCTCTACCGGGGGCCCTCACTGCTGGACCGGGTGGTCGCCGCCGACATGCTGCTGGCCACGATGGTCAGCGCGGTGGGCGCGGAGGCGGCGCTCAACCGACATGCCAGCACCCTGCCCGTACTGGTGGTGCTGGGGCTGCTCGGCTTCGTCGGCTCGGTCTCCCTGGCCCGCTTCGCCGTCCGGGACCAGCCGTGA